aactaaaagcattgatcttaaaaaaaaatttttttttaagttaatttagTAAGTGAATATTTGACTGCTGCTGAATTTGATTTCTTGGCTCAATTACAGTATAGTTAATTGGCATTCTGTGTGCCCTATGATAATATTCATGAGTGGGCCTTTATTGGCTGTATAGAGACACTCTGTTGTTGAGATTTGCATAATTAAACTCATccaaagaaagctgaaatttcaATTTGCTTATATGACTAGCAAGTGAGCAGTGGGTCTGTATTTTTAACTCCGATGAGAGTGAAGGAGAGCTCTCTTCAATCTTCACACTCAAGAAATTTtcactacaaatatttttttcttttactttttttttttatttctctaaatgACCATCTCTTGgcaccactttttttttacaatgttcAAAACATTGCTGAAGAACAGGatgtttcctcctctttttaaaatctttatcaATTTTTCAAGTTTAGTATTATAAGACCATCAAAGATAGTGGTAACAGAGGCTGTGTTTTGTGCCTGTGACAAGCCCCGAACTTAGAGGTGCTGTAGCTTGTTCCAGTATGATTTGAATTCTGTTCTCTGAACCACTCCCTCAAATGAAATGTTATGAGGGAAGTAGGAAGCCGTCAATGAACAGCCTTATCCTAGGTAAATAACTAAATAGTTGCATCTAAAAGCAGACATTGCATTAGTACAGATTTCACTTACTAGAAACAATTGTATGTACAGGGGGGTAACAGTGATAGGATCATGCTGCTAAATTTGTCATTAATGATACAGGAAATTGCCATTTCAGTTAGGACGAAGAGTCATCAgtacattttcatattttgagtTTGCTGAGCTCCTGAAGAGAATAACAccaaatgtgtttttcaaatATGTCTACTTTTTTTGTTGAGAGATGTTTCTGTACTCCTTCCGCACTCATGCATTCATATGTCATCTCCTAATTCTGTAACCCActccattttgcattttaaacacaaaaaatgagaatacattaaaaaaataaaacaacattgGGACTAATAATTCAAGTGCTTTATTATTCAGtcatgctgcttttttgttgccttcttttgtattttatcatttgtattttgtctGTTTAGATTTTAACTATCCCAGAGGTTTACTTTTATAATTATTAGAGCCTTTGTACATAGTGTATTTGTAGCTGTAAATAGTAATATTGCTCAGTTTTAATAGATTTTCTGTGTAGACACAAAACataatcaaaatgttttaagaatatTCTTCTTTAGGCTGTTTTGATAAATAATTCTTAtaattactatatttttaagttttgccttttttcacaTCTGATTCTTTCCTACTCATTaacttatttcagaaaaatatgtcTTGGACACTTCCTACATgagtaaaatattattattaatgatcTCCTTCATTTACAATATGTCCTATTTTAAGAGTacaataaaatttcagaagGCATCTGAAGTTTCAGGCTTCTGCTAGGAGAAGACATTATGGGAAGTGTATctgatattattttttaatctttttccaaTACTATCTTACAAAGATTAAAGGAAGAATTAAGTATAGTATCAGTTTTGCAACGTGTTTCTTAATCTTACTTGCAGAGTATTCTAgaattctactgaaaaaaaaatccaatttctgtattttagtgaCTAATTTGAGGGCAGTGTCCGCAAACAGATTACTTTTCTTCCTATTGTGACATGGCAGCAATGCTTTCATGTCTGCTCTCAAAGTCTCCAAAATTCCTGTCACAATCTGATCCTTTTCCACACTGTGTGCAAGCCAGTTCAAAGTGGTGCATGGTCTGGCACAGACataagctgctgctgccagaggtATGTATCTGCTGCCTTTATCattgtagaaataaaaactctacaaagaaaaaaattttaaaaaatgaaagcttctACTTGAAGCTATGTTGAAGCTTTGATAAGAGAAATAGGTAGAGGGTAGAGTCTTCTGCCAGTACGTAGCCAGCTAAGTAGAACAATATTGAGGACTCTGTGACCATTCATGTACAAAAATGGGTATAAGGCTGAAGGTAAGTGTATCAGTGAAGCATTCTGTATTCTGGCCTTCCTGGGGTAGCAGGAGGACTTCTTGGAGGGCTGCTTAAAGCTAGGATAAGACTGAACTAtctcttttgcttctctgactTGGTTTGGGCTCTGGTAAGACTGAGGATAGTCTTCATCCCAAACTACTGTTTGTTTCTCTAAGAAGGGTTTAAGAGAGTGGAAAAGCAAACTTTCAGACAACGTAAGGAAAATTGTTTGGAGGGGAGATACAAAGGAAGCACAAAGTGGAATAgtggaacaaaggaaaataaagcagtaagTAGAAGGGATTAAAAAATAGTCTTTGGGAATGGAATGATCTGGTGTATAAAACTAGAACAAAGATGACCTAAAACTCATACTTCATCATCTTTAGAAGTGAAGATGGGGATTTGAATTTGATTCAGAAAGTCTCCACAGGCTTGGTATAAATAAAACACCATAGAAGTAAATATGCCTGATGAATAAAGAGAAcatgaaaagaagaatgaaactGGAGTTAGAAAGGTAGGAAATAGGCCCAAGAAGAGGATTTGATTATAGTCAGTACAAGAGATGATGAAATGATAGTTAAGAGGATGCTTAGATTTTATGGTGTGATTTCTAGTAAGTAAGAAATGGCAAATATTAGTCCTGGACTAAATGTGAACCTGTAGAAAAAGAACTACAAAGGGATCTAAGAGATCTTAGGAGAGAAGATCAGTTGGTTTATGAGAGGATAAATTGGAGTCAGCAACAAGTTATCCAAGAAGGGATTGGTTGAGAATCTATGTGGAGAGATAAGAATTAATAATTGAAAATAGGGCATAGGcttagaaagagagagatttagAAGTTGCTTGGAATTAAGATGGTCAAAACTCTGGGAGTTAATGATCTGACTAGGAGCAAATGTGCAGGTCATATAGATATTTTCCATTCCAAATTCTATAAATAATAACCTCTTACTTGAAGATGTAGACCTATCAACCCTATTTCTACTTTGAGAGGATATAGCTAAATGTCACTATTCTAAACAGAGAATATACATCTTAAtaacaataaattaaataatttgaagaataaaataacattatgTCTCAGAAATTACCTCagaaatatagagaaaaataatctgcatAATTCTGGAAACAAAAGATAGATGTTTTCTATCCCCAAAGTCAGAGCAATACAGTGTCCAGAACAAAGATGATGTTGACAGATGCTATCAAAAGAATTCAAGATCTCTACATCAACTCAAAAGATTGCATATACTATTAAGAGGTAGGATTACTGTTCAGGATGAGTTCCATAGAATAACAATGAACTTTTGTAACAGCAAAACTAACTTTTCAGGCATTTAGAATTTTTAGGGTTCATCAGAGAaacctagaaaataaaaatatcagagggaaaaagaatTCAATTTGCCCGGATAAATTTAGCAACAGAGATTTGTTGTTTTCAGCTTAATTTCTCTATTAAGAACTATTTGGGATTTCCAACCAAAATAATAAGACTTTTTGGAGCAATTAGTTCAGTTCTGCATACAGATAtcaggaaagattaaaaaaaaatacacagacccctagaaatatcttaaattgaaacctttaaaatacataattcttttctggaaagaatGGGATTATGTTATCTAAGTTGATGTGAGTTAAGGTGTTTTTATGTACTTCTCTGTCATAAAACAATGTGTAGCAGCAGTTTAGAAGGTTAGCTATCTATCTTTgtagttcttcattttttaggTTAAAGACATGTATCTGTACCCACATTAGAAAGAAGGAGAGGGAATTTagttttttaaagcatttttagtataaatactttttttcctgcttttgtgaCTGTTAAGCATCAGACTATTGAGCCCTGGGAAAATTGTGACATGAGGAAGCCCTATGTTGTTTTATTGATAGCGGCAGACTAAATCCTCTTCTTTACTACTCCTAATGGAGACTGTAATGTTTTACCTGATAATTGtgtggaaaatgttttgtttaagaatttattttgtttagattaatgtttttatgtgttttttatCAGGTGAGAAGCCATTTCGTTGTGATGAATGTGGTATGAGGTTTATTCAGAAGTATCACATGGAAAGGCACAAAAGAACTCACAGCGGAGAGAAGCCTTACCAGTGCGAATATTGCTTACAGGTAACAGGATTTCTTGAAATCTTTCATATAGAACACCTTTCAGTTCTTCAATAGTATACATGGGTATTTTTCCAGATGTTGTAGTCATGTGCATACATATAAACTttcaaaagaatgtttttttgttATGGTAGGTTATCTTGGTGCACAGGTGGAGCAGAGTCATAACTGTCTCtactgattttatattttttttctttgatgcttCAAACAACACTGTTGTCTGATGCGTCATTAAAAGTGGGTAAAGTGAATGAACtgttcatatttaaataaataaataaatacttatttttctctaaaaaaaatcttctgcagTATTTCTCCAGGACTGATCGTGTGCTGAAACATAAACGTATGTGCCATGAGAACCGTGACAAGAAACCGAACAGAAGTGCCACCAAAGTTGGTTTTTTGCCATCAGAGGAAGATTCTGGTTTCTCTACGCCTATGAAAGACAGCTCCTtgccaaagaagaaaagacagaaaacagagaaaacaaaatctgtagaTAAGGAAAGTACAGATAAGTCAGAACAGAAGAAGGACAAAAATGACTATTTGCCTTTGTACTCTGCTAGTACTAAAGTAAAAGATGAATATATGGTAGCAGAATATGCTGTTGAGATGCCACATTCTTCTGTCAGTGGAACGCACTTAGAAGAAGCAAATTCTGGAGAAATACACCCACCTAAGCTGGTTCTCAAAAAGGTTAACAGCAAGAGAAGTCTGAAACAGCCACTTGAGCAAAGTCAAACCATTTCACCTTTATCTACCTATGAAGACAACAAAGTTTCAAAGTATGCCTTTGATCTTGTGGATAAGCAAGGTTTGCTGGACTCTGAAGGTAATGCTGACATTGATCAAGTGGATACATTACAGGAAGGGCCCAGTAAACCGGTACACAGCAGCACTAATTATGATGATGCAatgcagtttttaaagaaaaagaggtatCTACAAGCAGCTAGTAATAACAGTAGAGAATATGCCTTGAATGTAAGTACCATAGCATCTCAACCTTCGGTAACGCAGGCAGCTGTGGCAAGTGTCATTGATGAAACTGCCACAGCATCAATATTAGACACACAGGCATTGAATGTTGAAATTAAAGGTAACCATGACAAAAATGTCATTCCAGATGAGGTACTGCAAACTCTGTTAGATCATTATTCACACAAGGCTAACGGACAACATGAAATATCTTTCAGTGTGGCTGACACTGAGGTAACTTCCAGTATATCAATCAATTCTTCTGAAGTATCTGAGGTCACCCAATCTGAGACAGTTGGAACAAGCTCTCAAGCTTCCTCATCAGATAAAGCTAGTATGTTACAAGAATATTCAAAGTTTTTACAACAAGCTTTGGACAGAACTAGCCAAAATGATGCCTATTTGAACAACCCAAGCCTTAATTTTGTGACTGATAACCAGACTCTTACAACACAGCCAGCATTTCCTTCCATAGAGAAACAGGTCTACACATCTATACCGGTCAATAGCTTTCGATCGGGAATGAACTCTCCTTTAAGAACAACTCCAGACAAGTCTCATTTTGGACTAATGGTTGGTGAATCGCAGcacccttttcccttttcaggtGATGAGGCAAAtcattcttcctcctcctctacaCAGGACTTTTTGGATCAAGTAACTTCTCAGAAGAAGGCAGAGGCACAGCCCGTTCATCAAGCATATCAAATTAGCTCCTTTGAGCAGCCCTTCAGAGCTCAGTACCATGGGGCAAGAGCTGGAATATCTTCTCAGTTTAGCACTGCCAATGGACAGGTGAACCTCCGGGGACCAGGGACAAGTGCTGAATTCCCAGAATTTCCCTTGGTGAATGTAAATGACAGTAGAGCTGGGATGACTTCTTCACCTGATGCCACAACAGGCCAGACTTTTGGCTAAGAAATCTTTGTAAATAATACCGGCACTTTAGAACACATTTGTCAAAACGGGGTTGCTCTATATAACATGGAGTTCTGTACAGCTTTTAAGAGCGATatgatatgttaaaaaaaaaaaagtaagctgATATTAGCAAGACCaataactgcttttcttttttttatttttggttagtCACCGGTCATTGAACTGCCTGATGTGTTGCCCCCTATCAAAGGCAGTTTATTATTCACTTGTTTGAGTACAGAAACTATTTTACCTTctatgaaatttaaaataaacaaaatctgcAGGTAAGACTTTCCCCCATGATTGTTTCCTAACTCGTTTCCTTGTATGCTTTGGGAGGACAGTTATTGTCTGGTATTATTCATATTGTCATTTCTAAGCTTGTCAGCATACTCATTGCTCTTCA
This DNA window, taken from Rhea pennata isolate bPtePen1 chromosome 6, bPtePen1.pri, whole genome shotgun sequence, encodes the following:
- the ZNF148 gene encoding zinc finger protein 148 isoform X2, with the translated sequence MNIEDKLGGLFLKCGGIDQMQSSRAMVGMGAVSDQSGVSGERQEAVLQDRTMAHQEILATDEVLQESELRQQEMISHDELMVHEETVKNDDDMDTQDRLPQGLQYAVNVPILTINEDGSLGLKTHKSHVCEHCNAAFRTNYHLQRHVFIHTGEKPFQCSQCDMRFIQKYLLQRHEKIHTGEKPFRCDECGMRFIQKYHMERHKRTHSGEKPYQCEYCLQYFSRTDRVLKHKRMCHENRDKKPNRSATKVGFLPSEEDSGFSTPMKDSSLPKKKRQKTEKTKSVDKESTDKSEQKKDKNDYLPLYSASTKVKDEYMVAEYAVEMPHSSVSGTHLEEANSGEIHPPKLVLKKVNSKRSLKQPLEQSQTISPLSTYEDNKVSKYAFDLVDKQGLLDSEGNADIDQVDTLQEGPSKPVHSSTNYDDAMQFLKKKRYLQAASNNSREYALNVSTIASQPSVTQAAVASVIDETATASILDTQALNVEIKGNHDKNVIPDEVLQTLLDHYSHKANGQHEISFSVADTEVTSSISINSSEVSEVTQSETVGTSSQASSSDKASMLQEYSKFLQQALDRTSQNDAYLNNPSLNFVTDNQTLTTQPAFPSIEKQVYTSIPVNSFRSGMNSPLRTTPDKSHFGLMVGESQHPFPFSGDEANHSSSSSTQDFLDQVTSQKKAEAQPVHQAYQISSFEQPFRAQYHGARAGISSQFSTANGQVNLRGPGTSAEFPEFPLVNVNDSRAGMTSSPDATTGQTFG
- the ZNF148 gene encoding zinc finger protein 148 isoform X1 → MNIEDKLGGLFLKCGGIDQMQSSRAMVGMGAVSDQSGVSGERQEAVLQDRTMAHQEILATDEVLQESELRQQEMISHDELMVHEETVKNDDDMDTQDRLPQGLQYAVNVPISVKQEITFTDASEQQKRDKKQIREPVDLQKKKKRKQRSPAKILTINEDGSLGLKTHKSHVCEHCNAAFRTNYHLQRHVFIHTGEKPFQCSQCDMRFIQKYLLQRHEKIHTGEKPFRCDECGMRFIQKYHMERHKRTHSGEKPYQCEYCLQYFSRTDRVLKHKRMCHENRDKKPNRSATKVGFLPSEEDSGFSTPMKDSSLPKKKRQKTEKTKSVDKESTDKSEQKKDKNDYLPLYSASTKVKDEYMVAEYAVEMPHSSVSGTHLEEANSGEIHPPKLVLKKVNSKRSLKQPLEQSQTISPLSTYEDNKVSKYAFDLVDKQGLLDSEGNADIDQVDTLQEGPSKPVHSSTNYDDAMQFLKKKRYLQAASNNSREYALNVSTIASQPSVTQAAVASVIDETATASILDTQALNVEIKGNHDKNVIPDEVLQTLLDHYSHKANGQHEISFSVADTEVTSSISINSSEVSEVTQSETVGTSSQASSSDKASMLQEYSKFLQQALDRTSQNDAYLNNPSLNFVTDNQTLTTQPAFPSIEKQVYTSIPVNSFRSGMNSPLRTTPDKSHFGLMVGESQHPFPFSGDEANHSSSSSTQDFLDQVTSQKKAEAQPVHQAYQISSFEQPFRAQYHGARAGISSQFSTANGQVNLRGPGTSAEFPEFPLVNVNDSRAGMTSSPDATTGQTFG